AGGTCGGCGAGCAGCCACATCAGGAAGGTGGAGAAGAGCTGCGGCTTGTCCTGGACCGCCGGCAGCTCCAGTACGGAGACCGTGCCGCGCCCGTCGGCGGCCGTCCGGAGGAACTCGCTCGTGTCGAACTCGGGCTCGCCGAAGAATTCCGACGCGCCCTGCTGCTCGAAGGCGGTCAGTGCCCGCAGGATCACCCCGGCGGTCACGGTGGACAGTCCGCCGATGCCCTTGAGCTCGGGTTTCCCCTTGTCGGAGACGAGGAAGGCGACCACCGCGCGCAGGTCCTTGAGGTCGATCAGCTCCAGGCCCTTGGTGTCGGCGTAGTGGAAGATCAGGCCGAGCGACTGCTCCTGCGTCTGGTTGAGCCGGAGCACCTTCGACAGCAGGACCGGGCCGAAGCTCGTGACGGTGGAGCGGACCGGGATCCCGGGGCCGATGCCGCCGAGGGAGTAGAACTCGCTCGGGTGTCCGGTGGGTTGCCAGCTCTGGGCCACGTCGCGGGCCCGTTCGTCGATCTTCTCGCCCGGCGCGCCCGGCGCGGAGATCCCCGACACGTCTCCCTTGATGTCGGCGAGGAAGACGGGGACGCCGTTCGCCGACAGCTGTTCGGCGATCAGCTGGAGCGTCTTGGTCTTGCCGGTGCCGGTGGCGCCCGCGACGAGACCGTGCCGGTTGAGCATCGACAGCGGGATGCGGATCTGCCGTTCGGGCAGGCAGGCGCCGTCCCAGAGCAGTGCTCCCAGGTCGAGCGCGGGGCCCGTGAACGCGTACCCGGCGGCGATCCGTCCGGCCGGGCCCGCCTCGTCCGCCTGCTGCTCGGCCCGGTCCGTCGAGACGGCGGCGTCGGTGCTCTCGCTCATGCATCACTCCAGAAATAGCCCTGTTTGCCACTTTTGCACCAACGCAGCGAGGCTGCGCCCGCAGGCACCGGCCCGGTAGGCTTTCCGTGTGATCTTCAAGCGCATCGGAAGCGGACGGCCCTACCCCGACCACGGCAGGGAAACCACCCGGCAGTGGGCGGACGTCGCGCCGCGCCCGGTCCGGCTCGACCAGCTGGTGACGACCAAGGGGCAGCTGGACCTGGAAACCCTGCTCGCCGAGGACTCCACCTTCTACGGCGACCTCTTCGCGCACGTCGTGAAGTGGCGGGGCGACCTCTACCTGGAGGACGGGCTGCACCGCGCCGTGCGCGCGGCCCTCCAGCAGCGTCAGGTGCTGCACGCGCGCGTGCTCGAAATGGACTGATGCCCTCCGGGCTTCCGCACTTCCGCTTCGCGTGGATTGCGCCTTTCGGGTCTCCATTGACCTATCAGCAGATCATTTAGTAGGCATCGCCCCCCGGCGGCATTACGCTGCGCCCATGAGCATGCTCACTCCCCCCGGCATGGGCGGCAAGTACCGCGTCACGGGAGCCGCCTACCCCCGCATGAGCCGTAAGCGGAGCCGTCGGCAGATCGTCCTCGCCGTGCTCGGATCGGTCCTCGCACTCGGCCTGCTCGCCTTCGGGGCCCTGCAGCTCATCGACGTGTTCCAGGGCGACAGCCCGAAACGGAATACGGCCTCGGGCGCCAAGGACTGTCCGACCAAGGCCGCCGGCACCGCGGCCAAGGGCGGCCCCGCCGCTGCCTCGGCCAAACCCACGGTCGTCCTCCCGCAGCCCGGCGAGATCACCGTCAACGTCTACAACGCGACCCCGCGCGCGGGCCTCGCCAAGGCCGTCGGCGACGAACTGCAGAAACGCGGCTTCGTCATCGGCAAGGTGGGCAACGCCCCCGCCGACTTCGACAAGAAGGTCCCCGGCACCGGGATACTGCTGAGCTCCCCCGCGACCGACAAGGCCGTCTTCGCCGTGCTCGGCACCCACCTGGCCGGCGCCACCCATCAGACCGACGCCCGCGAGACCGCGGACGTCGACCTGATCCTGGGAGACGCCTTCAAGGAACTGAACACGAAGGAAGCCGCGGACGCGGCCCTGGCCCTCCTGGCCAACCCCGCACCCGCACCCGTCAAGTGCTGAGCCGGTCGGCAATGTCAGCCTCGCCGGCGTGTGAGGCGCGGGGTCCGGGGCGGAGCCCCGGCAGCGGCGCCGCACCGGCCGACTTGAACCCGCCGGACTTCTACTCGGCCGAGCCGTACATACGGTCACCGGCGTCGCCCAGCCCCGGCACGATGTAGCCGTGCTCGTTGAGCCGCTCGTCCACCGCGGCCGTCACCACCGTCACCGGCGTGCCCGCCAGCTCGCGCTCCATGATCTCCACGCCCTCCGGCGCGGCCAGCAGCACCACGGCGGTCACGTCGTCGGCGCCGCGCTTGATCAGCTCCTGGATCGCCGCGACCAGCGTGCCGCCGGTGGCGAGCATCGGGTCGACCACGTAGACCTGCCGGCCCGAGAGGTCCTCCGGCATGCGCGTCGCGTACGTGGAGGCCTCCAGGGTCTCCTCGTTGCGGACCATGCCCAGGAAGCCCACCTCGGCCGTCGGGAGCAGCCGCACCATGCCGTCGAGCATGCCGAGACCGGCGCGCAGGATCGGCACGACCAGCGGACGCGGGTGGGAGAGCTTCACACCGGTGGTCGGGCCCACCGGGGTCTCGATGTCCGCCTGCTCGGTCCGCACGTCGCGCGTGGCCTCGTAGGCGAGCAGGGTCACCAGCTCGTCGGCGAGCCGACGGAAGGTGGCGGAGTCGGTGCGCTTGTCGCGCAGGGTCGTGAGCTTGTGCGCCACCAAGGGGTGATCGACTACCTGCAAACGCACAACATCCTCCAAAATTCGGCCTGCGACCTGCAAAAACGGCCGCGAGACGCGACCCACACCCAAAAGGCTACGCGCTGACACGGCCCCTCCGCGCCCTCGCACCCCACCGCCGCCCGCGCCCCGACCGGCCCCCGGATGCGGACCGCCCGCGTGCCCAGCACCCTGGACTGATGACGAACGCACCGGTGATCGCAGCCGTCGACGGATCCGAACACAGCCTCAAGGCCCTGGACTGGGCGCGGGCCGCCGCCATCCGGCACGGCACCGGGCTGCTGATCGCACATGTCCTGCCCGACCACGCCCAGTTGTATGCGGGCCGGCGTTCCGCACTTCACTCCGCGTCGGAGCCGGATGAGTACACCGACCTGGTGAGCGATCGGATACGGGCCCTGCTCGCCGAAGGCGGCGCCGAGCTGCCGCGGGACGTCCGGTACGAGTCGCTGGAGGGCTCCGTCCCCGAGGCACTGCGGGTGATCGGAGCCGAGGCGCTGATGCTGGTCATGGGATCCCGGGGGCGCGGCGGCTTCGCCACGCTGCTGCTCGGCTCGAACAGCCGGGCCGTGGCGACGACGGCGCCCTGCCCGGTCGTGGTGATCCCGCACGAGGAGCGTTCGGCGGGGGCCGACGCGGAGGCCTCGGCCGGGCGGGTGGTGCTCGGCCTGCACGCCGCCGAGACCCCCGACGACGTACTGGCCTTCGCCTTCGCGGAGGCCGCCGCGCGGGGGACCGCCGTCCAGGTGGTCTCCGCGTACGTCATCCCGCCCTCGCCGACCATGGTGATCGACAGCCCCTTCGCGGTGATCCCGCCCGAGGGGCTGGCGGACGACGGGGACGCCGTACCGGCCGAGCGGGAGATGCTGCGGTCCCAGACGGAGCGGCTGGCGCCCTTCCGGACCCGGTATCCGGACGTCCCCGTCGAGCAGGCCGCCGTCCCCGGCGACGCGGCGGGCCGCCTGGTCACGGCCTCCCGGTCGGCAGCCCTGGTCGTGGTCGGCCGCCACCACCCGCGGCGCAGCGCCATGTCCCTGTCGATCGGCTCGGTGGCGAACGCGGTCCTCCAGCACGCGCAGGGCCCGGTGGCGGTCGTCCCGACCCTCTCGGACGACGCCTGACCTGCTTGACCTGCGCATGGGTGGCATCAAACGGGCTGTTCGGGGGAAGGTGGGTGCGAGGGGGACGACCGACCAGCCTGGGTGGTGGCCGATGCCCGACACGAAGCCGAGCGGCGAGATGCCGGACCCGCCGGAGACCGCCGCGCAGCGCCGCGCGCGCCGCGCGCAGTTCCTGCGCGACCTGATGGAGGCCCGCGCCCTGCGCGACCGCGTCCAGCCCCGCCGCGCCCGCGCCGCCCGCATGCGCCAGCAGATGCGCATGCGCACCTTCCGCTGGTGAGGCCGAAATCCAGCCTCGCCAGGGGGCACCTCCCAGCGGTGGCTGGGGGAGTTTGAGGCACGGGGTCCGGGCAGAGCCCCGGCAACGGCGCCGCACCCGAGCCCCCGACACGCCCTTCCGCAGAACCGGGTACAGCCCCCGCCAGGACACGGCACGCCACGACGCAACGGCCGAAGACCTCTCGCAACGCCTCCGTTTCTGCCACGATGCCGATTGGGCGGGGTACGAACGGCAAAGCAGCACCGCACGCACACGGCCGTTCCGCCCCAACCTCCGGCCGGGGGGACCTCCAACCGGCACGCCTAAGACCAGTGGGAGAGTCACGGTGTACTTCGCCGCACTGCTCGCGCGCACCGAAGACGGGTGGGAAGCGAGCGACATGGAACTCGACGACGTCGAGTCCCTCAGTGATCTGATCGATCTCGCCCGTTCCGCCGCTGTCGACGACGACACGGTGGTCGCCCTCATCGAGCAGGAGGACGCCTGGTTCGGCGTCGTCCGCGTGGACGGCGAGGAGGACCCGCGGTACTTCGTATCGAACGCCGCCGCGGCCGCCCGCAGCTCCTACGGCTCGATGCTGACCAAAGAGCTGCTGGGCAACGACGAGGAGGACGACGACGAACTCGACGAGCTCGACCTGGACGGCACCGAGGACGGCGAGGAGGACGCCGTGGCCGCCTACACCGACGAGGACGACGACGAGGCGGAGACGGGCGGGATCGGCACCGATCCGGTACCGGCCGGTCCGCTCGGCGACCCGAGCCTGCTGGACGACCTCGGGGTGACCAACAAGCAGCTGATGAACCTGGACGGGGACGCCCTCTCGGAGATCGCCGACTCGCTCGGCGCCACCGAGGTCCTGGAGGCCGTCCGCTAGTGATCCACATGCAGGACGCGCACGCTCCCGACCCCGTACGGGATCCCTGGCGGGACTCCATGCTCCTCGCGCTCCAGGAGGCCGCCCGGGCGGTGCCGGCCGGCGACGTGCCGGTCGGCGCCGTCGTGCTCGGCCCGGACGGGAAACTCCTCGCCACCGGCCACAACGAGCGGGAGGCGACGGGCGACCCGACCGCGCACGCCGAGGTGGTGGCACTGCGCCGGGCCGCCGCCGCACTCGGGGAATGGCGGCTTCCGGGGTGCACCCTCGTGGTGACCCTGGAGCCGTGCGTGATGTGCGCGGGCGCGCTCGTGCAGTCGCGCGTCGCCCGGGTCGTCTACGGCGCGGACGACGACAAGGCGGGCGCCGCGGGGTCGCTCTGGGACCTCGTACGGGACCGCAGGCTCAACCACCGGCCGGAAGTGGTCCGGGGCGTCCTCGCCGACGAGTGCGCCCGGCAGCTGACGGACTTCTTCCGGAACCTCTGACGCCGGTTCCGCGCGCCCGGGGGACACCGATTTCAAAAGATGCCGCTCCGTAGGCTAGGATCCATCTCGGTAGTGTGTCCGAGTGGCCGAAGGAGCTCGCCTCGAAAGCGAGTATGGGGCAACCCATCGGGGGTTCAAATCCCTCCACTACCGCTCTGATCGAGAGCCCCGCCCCGCAAGGGTCGGGGCTCTCGGCGTATGCGCCAGCCCCCATTCAGCCCCGCCGGCGTTTGAGGGGTGGGGGTCCCCCCCGGACGGAGTCTGGGGGAGGGTCCGGGGCAGAGCCCCGGCAGCGGCGCCGCACCCGCCCACAACCCGCCCCGGCAGGCATCCGCACCCATCCGCACACCCCCTCCCGCCCTGTCCGGAGGACACCGGCGTGACCGCCCGCCCCCTCGGCCGTTGTCACGGCATGACCAAGACCCAGCGCATGCTCGCCGCCATCGCCCTCGCGGGGGCCGCCGCGGGCTTCGCCGCTCCCGCCGCCTCCGCCGCCGACGCCCCGCTCTCCCCCCTCACCCTCCCCGACCTGCCGTCGGCCGCCCCCGGCATGCCGGCCGGTGCCACGCCCGCCTCGGTCCAGGAGATCGGCGGGAAGCTCAGCGAGGGCGCGAACCAGCTCAACCAGCTGATGGACGTGCCGAACCAGCTGGCGCCCGTCATCGCCCCCGTACAGCCCATCACCGACCTGGCCGGCGCCATCCAGTAGCGCGCACGCGAAGAAGGCCCCGACCCGGAGGGTCGGGACCTTCGACGTATGGGACGGGGGAAGTGGCATCGGGGGGACAAGCCACTTCCCCCGTAGAGGACGGAACCTGCCAGTCCGAGCCGCAGTCAGGGGGGAAGCTTGCGGCTCGGACCCCGCAGTGAGGCCCTGTCCCTCACCCACCGATTTCCTGCCAGAACCGGTGGGCTCACAACAAGAATGCGCCCCGCGCGACCGCCGCCCCAGCGGCAAAAGACCCGTTCCGCCGGGTCATTGGTCCTTAAAGGACAGGTGAGTGCCCAATCCTGACCGGTTAGACTCACCCGACTCACAAGGACCGGTTGGGGAGGCCGCGCGCCCGTGGACACAAAGAAGCTCATCACGAGCGCCCTGACCGTGTTCGTCCTCTTCGTCATCATCACCCAGCCGAAGAGGGCGGCCGAGATCGTGGGAATCGGCTTCCAGGGGATATCGGATGCCGCCTCCGGTATCGGCGAGTTCATGACCGAACTGGTGCGCTGAACCCGTACGCTGAAGCGGTTCCCGGACTTCCGGCCCCCCACTCCGACGGGTGGGGGGCTTTTTGTGTACCCCGCTCCCGGATGGAATACCCCTATATGCCCAACTTGCCCTCAACACGGCTATATACGGTGCTTGCACACAGTGCACATCTCTTGTGATGCTATGACCGCTTTTGACGGATGAGTTGACTGAAGTTGACTGAAGGGGTGGCGTGACCGTGCCGGCCAGTACAGCGCCTCAGGTGCCACCCCAGCAGGACCCCCAGCAGGAGGCCCCGCAGGAGCCCCAGGTCCCGCCGCAGCAGGACGAGCCCGGGGCCGCCGCCGCGGCCGGGAACCCGCCCGGGATCCCGGCCGCGGCCCAGGTCGCCCCGGCCTCCCCCGTCGCTCCCTTCGCCCCTGTCGCCCCCGGCGCCCAGCGGACGCAGAGCACCCGGGGCGCGGACACCCGGGCCCTGACCCTGGTGCTCTTCGGGCAGCTGAAGGGCCTGGAGGCGGGCACCAGCGAGCACAACCGGGTGCGCGGGGCCCTCATCGAGGCCAACCTTCCCCTCGTCCGGTACGCGGCCGCCCGCTTCCGCAGCCGCAACGAGCCGATGGAGGACGTGGTCCAGGTCGGCACCATCGGCCTGATCAACGCCATCGACCGCTTCGACCCGGACCGCGGCGTGCAGTTCCCGACCTTCGCGATGCCGACCGTCGTGGGCGAGATCAAGCGGTACTTCCGCGACAACGTCCGCACCGTGCACGTGCCGCGCCGCCTCCACGAGCTGTGGGTGCAGGTCAACGCCGCCACCGAGGACCTCACGACCCTCCACGGCCGCACCCCCACCACCCCCGAGATCGCCGAGCGGCTGCGCATCACCGAGGACGAGGTGCTGTCCTGCATCGAGGCCGGGCGCAGCTACCACGCGACCTCGCTGGAGGCCGCACAGGAGGGCGACGGGATGCCGGGGCTGCTCGACCGCCTCGGGTACGAGGACCCCGAGCTGGCCGGGGTCGAGCACCGTGACCTCGTACGGCATCTCCTCGTACAACTGCCCGAGCGCGAACAGCGGATTCTGCTCCTGCGGTACTACAACAATCTGACGCAGTCCCAGATCAGCGCCGAGCTGGGCGTCTCCCAGATGCACGTCTCCCGGCTGCTCGCCCGCAGCTTCGCCCGACTGCGATCCGCAAACAGGATCGAGGCGTAACCGGAACGAGTGGAGATCATCCACCCGTTTCCCGACAGAACAGGCGGATCCCCCTCTGACCTGTTCTGTCGCTGGAGATATATGTCGACATGACGCTACAGCGCGTTGCCGACATGTGACATTCTGCTGGAACCGCGTTTGCCGCAGCCCCGCCTCCGGTATTCAGGTGGAGGCTGCGTTCCTCCGACGGGCGCGCAGTACGCGACCGTCCGCGACCTCAAGGGGGTGGCATGTCCGTAGACCAGGGCAGCTCCAAGGTGCTCACACTCGTCAAGAGCGTGACGCCGCCGGCAGTGTCCAACCGCTCGGAAGCCATCGACACCCGCACGCTCTCCCGCTCCCTCTTCCAGCGACTTGCCACCCTGGACGCGGACAGCCCCGACCGCGCGTACGTACGCGACACCCTGATCGAGCTGAACCTGCCGCTCGTGCGCTACGCGGCCGCCCGCTTCCGCAGCCGCAACGAGCCGATGGAGGACATCATCCAGGTCGGCACCATCGGCCTGATCAAGGCGATCGACCGCTTCGACTGCGAACGCGGGGTGGAGTTCCCGACGTTCGCCATGCCGACCGTCGTCGGCGAGATCAAACGATTCTTTCGGGACACCTCCTGGTCCGTCCGCGTCCCGCGCCGGCTCCAGGAACTGCGCCTCGCGCTGACGAAGGCCAGCGACGAGCTCGCGCAGAAGCTGGACCGCTCGCCGACCGTGCCGGAGCTCGCCGCCGTGCTCGGGGTCTCGGAGGAGGACGTCGTCGACGGCCTCGCCGTCGGGAACGCGTACACCGCTTCCTCGCTCGACTCGCCCTCGCCCGAGGACGAGGGCGGCGAGGGCTCGCTCGCGGACCGCCTCGGGTACGAGGACACCGCGCTCGAAGGCGTCGAGTACCGCGAATCGCTGAAGCCGCTGCTCGCCAAACTCCCGCCCCGGGAACGGCAGATCATCATGCTGAGGTTCTTCGCGAACATGACGCAGTCGCAGATCGGCGAGGAGGTCGGCATCTCCCAGATGCACGTCTCCCGGCTGCTGACCCGCACGCTCGCGCAGCTGCGCGTAGGCCTCATCGGGGAGTAACCCGGCCCATCGGTCCGTACGGGGTTCCCAATTGACGGAGCGTCAGGAAAACTGGCGCGATGCGAACGGGATCCCGTACGGCCGCCCCGGCCGCCGCCTTCCTCGCCCTGTGCTGCACGGCCGTCGCCGCCCTCACCGGCTGCGGGGGCCCACCGCGGGACGGATACGTCGCCGTGGGCGCCGCCGCCCCGGGCCCCGAACGCGGGGCCGGGGAGAACGTGGCGCCGCAGGGCGGTGTGGAGTTCCAGCAGCTCGCCGGCCCGTCAGCGGCGGGCGGCTCTTCCGCGTCCGCCAGTACGTCGGCCGGCCCGGCGGGGTCCCAGCCCCCCGGCGGCTCCGCCCCGGGCGGAGCGAGCACCACCGCACCCGGCGGCTCCGGAAACACCCCCGGCACCACCCCCGGCCCGGGTTCCGCCACCACCGCCCCCGGCACTCCGTCCGGGCCGCCGGTCCCGTCGGTCACGCCGACGAAGCCCGGCACGACGACGCCTCCGCCACCCGTCGCGACTCCCGCGCGGCTGACGCTGTCCACTCCGACCAGGACGGCCGCGGGGGACCGCTGGTGCGAGCAGGTCACGGTCTCCTTCACCAACACCGGCACGACGGCGGCCCGTTCGGGCACGGTCAGCTTCGCGACCCACATCATCGGCGCCCTCGGCATCGACTGGGCCACGATCACCACGACCCAGCCGCTGCCGGCGCCCATCGCGGGGGCAACCTCGAAGACGCAGGCCTACACGGTGTGCGTGGAGGCCTGGCGGGTACCGCTGGGCATGCGCGTGGAGACGCAGAAGGTCACGGCCACCTGGAGCTGAGGCCGTCGCCTCGGGCAGTGCCGCAGCCTCAGTGCAGGACGACCCAGGCCGCCGCGCCGATCACGAGCACGAGCGCGACGACCAGCGCGATCTTCGCGGTGGGGTTCGCGGATCCGGATTGCCTCTCCTCGGCGCGGCGCTGCTGACGGGAACCCGGCCCCGCCTGCCGGGCCGGAGCAGCCTCCTCCACGAACGCGCGGAACATCTGGGTGCTGCCCGCGGGGTCGTAGTTGCCCTCGGGGACCTGTGAGTTGTGGTTCTCAGCCATGGGTCAGGACCCTAGCGGGTTTTCCGATTCTTTTACCGCCCCACCCTCCGGATTAATTTGCCTGTAGCAACCATCCGCTTCTATGGTTGCTTGAAGCAACAAGATGGGGGGCGTCCGGTGACCACCACCACTCGGTACGAGGAGCTGGCCCGCCGGCTCACCGGGATCGGCGCGGTCAAGCGCGAGCTCGCCCGCGCACTGCCCCCGGCCTGCCCGCCCGGCTCCGCCGCCGTCCTGACCCTGCTCGACCGGCACGGCGAAATGCGGCTGAGCCGGCTGTCCGAGCTGATGGCCATCGACATCTCGGTGACCAGCCGGCACGTCGCGCACGTCGCCGAACGCGGCTGGATCGAGCGCGAGGCCGACCCGGGGGACGGGCGCTGCCGGATCCTGCGGCTCACCCCGGCCGGGCGCGCGCTGCTCGCCGAGCTCGGAGCCCGGTACACGGCCGCGCTGGAAAAAGCCCTGGCCGACTGGTCCGCCGAGGACATCGACGTACTCAACACCCTGCTGGCCCGACTCCGATCGAGCTTCTAGACCGAAGGAAACCCATGGCCACGACGGAGACGCCCGCAGACGGCACGTCCACCACCCCGTCCACCACCCCGTCCACGCACCCCGCGATGACCCACCCGCAGATCATGAAGGCGCTGTCCGGGCTGATGCTCGGCATGTTCGTGGCGATCCTGTCCTCGACGATCGTCTCCAACGCCCTGCCCCAGATCATCGGGGACCTCGGCGGCACCCAGTCCTCGTACACCTGGGTGGTCACCGCGGCCCTGCTGTCGATGACGGCGGCCACCCCCCTGTGGGGCAAGCTCTCCGACCTCTTCAGCAAGAAGCTGCTGGTCCAGATTTCCCTGGTGATCTACGTACTGGGCTCGGTGGTCGCCGGCCTGTCCCAGAACACCGGCATGCTCATCGCCTGCCGCGTGGTCCAGGGCATCGGCGTCGGCGGCCTGTCCGCGCTCGCGCAGATCGTCATGGCCGCGATGATCTCCCCGCGCGAGCGCGGCCGGTACAGCGGCTACCTCGGCGCGGTCTTCGCCGTCGCCACCGTGGGCGGCCCGCTGCTGGGCGGGGTCATCACCGACACGGAGTGGCTGGGCTGGCGCTGGTGCTTCTACGTCGGCGTGCCCTTCGCGGTCATCGCGCTGATCGTGCTCCAGCGGACGCTGCACCTGCCCGTCGTACGCCGCGACGTCAAGGTCGACTGGCTGGGTGCCTTCCTGATCAGCGGCTCCGTCTCGCTGCTGCTGATCTGGGTCACGCAGGCCGGCGACTCCTACGCCTGGATTTCCTGGGCGACCCTCGCGATGACGGGCGGCGCGGCGGTGCTCGGCCTGCTCTTCGTCCTCGTCGAATCCCGTGCGAGCGACCCGATCATCCCGCTGCGGCTCTTCCGCAACAAGACCATCACCCTCGCCTCGGCGGCCTCCCTCTTCGTGGGCATCGCGATGTTCTCGGGGACCGTGTTTTTCAGCCAGTTCTTCCAGTTGGCCCGCGGCGAGTCCCCGACGATGTCCGGAATCCTCACCATTCCGATGATCGGCGGGCTCTTCGTTTCCTCCACCCTTTCCGGTCAGGTGATCACCAAGACCGGAAAGTGGAAGGCCTGGCTCGTCTCCGGCGGCGTGCTGCTGACGGCCGGACTCGGCCTGCTGGGCACCCTGCGCCACGACACCCCGTACTGGCACATCGCGATCTACATGGCCCTCACCGGCCTCGGTCTCGGCATGATGATGCAGAACCTGGTCCTCGCCACCCAGAACCAGGTGGCTCCCGAGGACCTGGGCGCGGCCAGCTCGGTCGTCACCTTCTTCCGCTCCCTCGGCGGCGCGATGGGCGTCTCCGCGCTCGGTGCGGTCATGGCCGGCCGGGTCACGCACTACGTCCAGGACGGGCTCGCCGCGCTCGGACCGAAGGCCGCGGCCATGGGCCACGGCGGCACCGCCGGCGGCGGGATCCCCGACCTCGACGCACTGCCCGCGCCGGTCCGCGAGGTCGTCGAGTCCGCGTACGGGCACGGCGTCGGCGACGTCTTCTTCTACGCCGCCCCGTTCGCACTGCTCTCGCTGGTGCTGGTGCTGTTCATCAAGGAGGTCGCACTGAAGTCGAAGCCCGCGACCCACGCCCCGGCGGCGGCTCCGGAGGAGCCGGCGGCGGGCGAGGCGGCCCCGGCCGAGGCTCCCGCACTGCGGGCCTGACCGTCGGCCTGACCGTCGGCCTGGCTGGTGGCCTGACCGTCGGCTTGGCCGGTGGCCTGGCCGACGGCCTCGTCCGATCGAGCCGCTGTGTCGGGGGGCTCGTGGTTGCTACTTCGGAGCCACCCGGCATGCCTCGGTTGCGACGTCCTTGGAGATGCCGGCCTCATTGAGGCTTGCGGTGCAGCCGGTCTGGTCACCGAGCTGGCCCTCGTAGCACGCCTGCCGGACGGCGTCCGTGACCTGCTTGTTCTGTTGCGCGACGTATTGCTCGCAGGCCTTCATGTCCGCGTGGGCGGCCGGGGCGGCGAAGACGAAGCCGCCGACGGCAAGGGCCAGGCCGGCGAGGAGGCTGGGGATACGAGCTGACGAACGCATGCGGATACACCTGCTCTCTCGGTCGGTCACGCGATCCGCCATGCGCCGGACCACGGGCGGGGGCGGCGCGGAGCAGGCACTCCGAGGGGCGACCGGCTCGACGCATCGGTCACCCTCGCCCTTCCGACGCTAGAGCACGACACCGGTGCACGCACTTCAGGACGCCCGGGCATTCCGGACCCAGGGCCGGACTCCAGCAAGTAAGAGATGGCCTAATCGGCGGTGGCCGTCGCCTCGATGCCCGCGATGAGGACATCGAGCGCGAGGCAGAAGTCACCCTCGGGCGGCCACCGAACGGTGCCCCCGCAGCCGTGCAGGAACTGCGACACGGCCAGGTGGGCGCCGGTCCGGTCGGCGTCCTCCAGACCGGTCGCGTCCAGCAGGCACTGCAGGTCGGCGTCGAAGGCCCGGGCGTGCGGGCCGATGTTCGGGTAGGCGGCGGTGAGCGGAGCCACCCAGGGATGGTCCGCCAGGACCCGCCGGTAGCCACGGGCCAGCCCCCGCAGCCGCCCCGGCCAGCCGTCGGGCTCGCCGGGGCAGGCCGGGGCCGCGAGTTCGCCCAGGGCACTGTCCAGGGCGAGTTCGAGCAGATCGTGCTTGGTGTCCACGTACCAGTACAGGGACATCGCGGTGACCCCGAGCCCGGCGGCCAGCCGCCGCATCGAGAACCGCGCCAGCCCCTCCGCGTCGAGCAGCCGCACCGTGGCGGCGGTGATCCGGTCCCGGTCGAGCCCGGAGGGCGCCTCGCTGCGGC
This genomic window from Streptomyces sp. NBC_01351 contains:
- a CDS encoding RNA polymerase sigma factor SigF, with amino-acid sequence MSVDQGSSKVLTLVKSVTPPAVSNRSEAIDTRTLSRSLFQRLATLDADSPDRAYVRDTLIELNLPLVRYAAARFRSRNEPMEDIIQVGTIGLIKAIDRFDCERGVEFPTFAMPTVVGEIKRFFRDTSWSVRVPRRLQELRLALTKASDELAQKLDRSPTVPELAAVLGVSEEDVVDGLAVGNAYTASSLDSPSPEDEGGEGSLADRLGYEDTALEGVEYRESLKPLLAKLPPRERQIIMLRFFANMTQSQIGEEVGISQMHVSRLLTRTLAQLRVGLIGE
- a CDS encoding MarR family winged helix-turn-helix transcriptional regulator; translated protein: MTTTTRYEELARRLTGIGAVKRELARALPPACPPGSAAVLTLLDRHGEMRLSRLSELMAIDISVTSRHVAHVAERGWIEREADPGDGRCRILRLTPAGRALLAELGARYTAALEKALADWSAEDIDVLNTLLARLRSSF
- a CDS encoding MDR family MFS transporter translates to MATTETPADGTSTTPSTTPSTHPAMTHPQIMKALSGLMLGMFVAILSSTIVSNALPQIIGDLGGTQSSYTWVVTAALLSMTAATPLWGKLSDLFSKKLLVQISLVIYVLGSVVAGLSQNTGMLIACRVVQGIGVGGLSALAQIVMAAMISPRERGRYSGYLGAVFAVATVGGPLLGGVITDTEWLGWRWCFYVGVPFAVIALIVLQRTLHLPVVRRDVKVDWLGAFLISGSVSLLLIWVTQAGDSYAWISWATLAMTGGAAVLGLLFVLVESRASDPIIPLRLFRNKTITLASAASLFVGIAMFSGTVFFSQFFQLARGESPTMSGILTIPMIGGLFVSSTLSGQVITKTGKWKAWLVSGGVLLTAGLGLLGTLRHDTPYWHIAIYMALTGLGLGMMMQNLVLATQNQVAPEDLGAASSVVTFFRSLGGAMGVSALGAVMAGRVTHYVQDGLAALGPKAAAMGHGGTAGGGIPDLDALPAPVREVVESAYGHGVGDVFFYAAPFALLSLVLVLFIKEVALKSKPATHAPAAAPEEPAAGEAAPAEAPALRA
- a CDS encoding TetR/AcrR family transcriptional regulator, which produces MVSAADSGDPLPVQSSVWLAETPAAPARRRSEAPSGLDRDRITAATVRLLDAEGLARFSMRRLAAGLGVTAMSLYWYVDTKHDLLELALDSALGELAAPACPGEPDGWPGRLRGLARGYRRVLADHPWVAPLTAAYPNIGPHARAFDADLQCLLDATGLEDADRTGAHLAVSQFLHGCGGTVRWPPEGDFCLALDVLIAGIEATATAD